ctcctcccctctctcccttaCAGATGTCCCTGACACCGGCCACCCATCCCGACTGCTCAGTGGTGGGGGGTCTCCCCTTCTCCTCGCCCCGGGGGGGTCCCCTGGCCTCCCTCTCCTCCAAGCTCCCGCCCCCCACCATTCTCAGCACCGTGCCCCAGCAAATGTTCAGTGacacaggggaggggagtggcgaAGACCCCCTGGATGGGGATGATGAGCTTGTCATAGATATCCCGGAAtaggggggtttggggggcagccCCCCAGATACACACATCTCAGCACTGTGGTGGGACCCCCAGGAGGCCCCCCAAGTTTATTTCACATCCATTCCAGTTGCATTAACAGGCTCCAGACATGCAAATTAACCAAATAAACAGGATTTTGGTATAAAAACAGTGTCGGGGCGACTTCAGTgacccctcatcccccccaaGCCTCCCAGACCCCCCTGAAATCCCAGAAGCCCTTAGAAGAAAAGCCACAGACTGAGGCTGGTGGTTTTGGGGGACCCTCCTGGTGCAAATGACCCTTTTTAGAAACCGTCTTGTAAAAAACGGTGCAGAAAAAGGATGCCCCTTTAAGAGCAGGGGTAGGATTTTTGACTGCAGACAAAAAAAACTCCTTTTAAAGGGGAAGGTGCTAAAGTTGGTCCTTGAAAggaggggggtgtgggaggggaaggaggggctaGTTTCCCACCAATTTGAATACTGTTGTGCATAATTATTTTGCAGCAAGTGACAATTTGCATATGAGGCATAGAGGGGTGGAGTCAGTTGCCCCGCCCCCAACCCCGGACCTAACCAAACAGCCCCCCCCCAGACAGACACAGCACGGAGGGGGCGGGTTTCTTCCCGCCCCCGTGTAAACATGCAAGAGTCCTCGTGCAAAGGGCCCCCGCTCCTGTAAgaggcgggcggggcggggccgatCAGGGCGCGAAGGCCGAGGATTCTGGGAGCTCGTTGGTCAGCGGATGCCAGCGCTCCCAGCGCTGGTCGGGGGCCTGCAGGCAGCCCAGCCAGTGCCGCAGCCGTTCGCCCTTGGAGCCCGCCCCCAGTGTCGTGCCGCCTGTGGGGAGAGGGCGTTAGGGGTGCCCCAggtccagccccccgccccacggcgccctgggcccagccaccttgcccccgcccccccggccgaGCTTGCTCTCCGCCCCACAGCGCCTCTTGCCCAGCCACCCTGTCCCCTGCTAGGCAGCCCCACGGCGcctcctgccaggctgcagccccccgccccacagcgccccctgctgagcctgcCCCCGGCGCCCCCCTCACCGATGAAGTCGTTGGATTTCCCGATGTCATAGTCCCAGACCGTGATCTCCAGGGATTTCTGCGCCAGCTCCGATTGGTCGATTTCGTAGAAGAATTCCTGGGCAGGGGGGAGGTCGGTCAGGCCGGGTTTCCCCCCG
Above is a genomic segment from Caretta caretta isolate rCarCar2 unplaced genomic scaffold, rCarCar1.hap1 Scaffold_36, whole genome shotgun sequence containing:
- the LOC142070515 gene encoding double C2-like domain-containing protein alpha; this translates as MEKKSKHKTSVKKKTLNPEYNEEFFYEIDQSELAQKSLEITVWDYDIGKSNDFIGGTTLGAGSKGERLRHWLGCLQAPDQRWERWHPLTNELPESSAFAP